In Neisseriaceae bacterium CLB008, one genomic interval encodes:
- the prfA gene encoding peptide chain release factor 1: MKASLLSKLQHLSERLEEVTHLLASEQATNDMDQYRKLTREHSDITPIVETYHQYLQAKQDQVDAEEMLSDPDMKEFAQEELQSAKERLEHIEFELQKQLLPKDADDDKNIFIEVRAGTGGDEAALFAGDLLRMYTRFAERNRWKVEIVSEHESDLGGYKEVIARIEGFGAFSKLKFESGGHRVQRVPDTESQGRIHTSACTVAVMPEADELDEVILNPADLRIDTFRASGAGGQHVNKTDSAIRITHLPSGIVVECQDDRSQHKNKARALSVLAARINDIKRREQQDKEAAERKSLIGSGDRSERIRTYNYPQGRVSDHRINLTLHKLDYIMDGDLTELTDALISEHQAELLASLGD; encoded by the coding sequence ATGAAAGCTTCTTTATTATCGAAACTTCAACACCTTTCTGAGCGTCTTGAAGAGGTCACCCACCTTTTGGCCAGCGAACAGGCCACCAACGATATGGATCAATACCGCAAGCTTACTCGTGAGCATTCGGACATTACCCCCATCGTGGAAACCTACCACCAATACCTACAGGCCAAACAAGATCAGGTCGACGCCGAAGAAATGCTCAGCGACCCGGACATGAAAGAATTTGCGCAAGAAGAACTTCAAAGCGCCAAAGAGCGCTTAGAGCACATTGAATTTGAGCTACAAAAACAGCTGTTGCCTAAAGATGCCGACGACGACAAAAACATCTTTATCGAGGTGCGTGCGGGCACGGGCGGCGATGAGGCAGCCCTATTTGCAGGCGACCTCTTACGCATGTACACCCGCTTTGCTGAGCGCAACCGCTGGAAGGTGGAAATTGTGTCTGAACATGAATCCGACCTAGGCGGCTACAAAGAAGTGATTGCGCGTATTGAAGGCTTTGGCGCCTTCAGTAAATTAAAGTTTGAGTCTGGCGGCCACCGCGTCCAGCGTGTGCCCGACACCGAAAGCCAAGGCCGTATTCACACCTCGGCCTGTACCGTTGCGGTCATGCCCGAAGCAGACGAACTAGACGAGGTGATTTTAAACCCAGCCGACTTGCGCATCGATACCTTCCGCGCCAGCGGCGCCGGTGGTCAGCACGTGAACAAAACCGACTCAGCCATTCGCATCACCCACTTACCCAGCGGCATCGTGGTAGAGTGCCAAGACGACCGCTCGCAGCATAAAAACAAAGCCCGAGCCTTAAGCGTTTTAGCGGCGCGCATTAACGACATCAAGCGGCGCGAACAGCAAGACAAAGAAGCGGCCGAACGCAAGAGCCTCATCGGCAGCGGCGATCGCTCTGAACGCATCCGCACCTACAACTACCCACAAGGCCGCGTGTCAGATCACCGCATCAACCTGACCTTACATAAATTAGACTACATTATGGACGGCGATCTTACCGAACTGACCGACGCCTTGATTTCAGAACATCAGGCCGAGCTACTGGCTAGCCTAGGCGATTAA
- a CDS encoding GNAT family N-acetyltransferase, whose protein sequence is MMSPLYRIDTLTQLAAPSLDALLSESQAEGFRFVAKLLKAYEQGSNRFDQAGECLLGMFTHDNELVAIGGLNQDPYQQKPHQGRLRHFYVLSAHRQQGLGSALLMALINAAVPHFTHLTLRTPGTQASARFYERHGFLPVTSEHNSHCLALVRSDIHPQKTH, encoded by the coding sequence ATGATGTCTCCCCTGTACCGTATCGATACCCTCACCCAGCTAGCAGCACCAAGCCTAGATGCTCTACTATCAGAAAGCCAAGCAGAAGGCTTTCGCTTCGTGGCTAAGCTCCTCAAAGCCTATGAGCAAGGCAGCAATCGCTTTGACCAAGCAGGTGAATGCCTCCTCGGCATGTTCACTCACGACAATGAGCTGGTGGCCATAGGCGGCTTGAATCAAGACCCTTATCAACAGAAACCACATCAGGGTCGGCTACGCCACTTTTATGTTTTATCGGCCCATCGCCAGCAAGGCCTAGGCTCTGCGCTATTGATGGCTTTAATTAACGCTGCTGTGCCACACTTCACTCACCTCACGCTCAGAACGCCAGGCACCCAGGCATCAGCCCGTTTTTATGAACGCCATGGCTTTTTACCCGTCACCTCTGAACACAACAGCCATTGCTTGGCTTTAGTGCGTTCAGACATTCATCCACAAAAAACCCATTAA
- a CDS encoding NAD(P)-binding domain-containing protein: protein MKKRVAILGAGPSGLAQLRAFAAMRDQGHDIPDIVCFEKQADWGGLWRYNWETGLDRHGEPVHGSMYRYLWSNGPKEGLEFADYSFDQHFEQPMPSYLPRAVLKDYIVGRVEKNHIRQYIRFNTAVRWVDYSAETETFSVTVMDHEKDEQVTETFDYVVVATGHFSTPSYPEVAGLSRFPGRVLHAHDFRDAQEFTGKRLLLVGSSYSAEDIGSQCYKYGADSIVYSYRSQPLGFDWPEGFEERPQLSRIEGKTAYFIDGSHTDVDAIVFCTGYQFSFPFLPDHLRLQTDNCLYPKKLYKGIFYQSQPKLMYLGMQDQYFTFNMFDTQAWFARDVMCGRLQLPNMEERQQDEDAWLAKYAATETDDEHIDFQAAYIKDLWEKTDYPEFHVEAQGELFKQWLRHKQEDIMGFRNRCYRSTVTGTMAHALPKPWLDIKDDSLASFMAHDFVPPAKKSA from the coding sequence TTGAAAAAAAGAGTCGCTATTTTAGGTGCAGGCCCGAGTGGCTTAGCACAGTTACGAGCCTTTGCCGCGATGCGCGATCAAGGCCATGATATTCCCGACATTGTGTGCTTTGAAAAACAGGCCGACTGGGGCGGATTATGGCGTTACAACTGGGAGACCGGTTTGGATCGGCACGGAGAGCCCGTGCACGGCAGTATGTATCGCTACCTGTGGTCGAACGGCCCCAAGGAAGGCCTAGAGTTTGCCGACTATTCATTTGATCAACATTTTGAACAGCCTATGCCCTCGTATTTGCCACGGGCGGTGCTGAAAGACTATATTGTTGGGCGGGTAGAAAAAAACCACATTCGCCAATACATCCGCTTTAATACCGCCGTACGTTGGGTGGACTACTCGGCCGAAACCGAGACCTTTTCGGTCACGGTAATGGACCACGAAAAAGACGAACAGGTTACGGAAACGTTTGACTATGTAGTGGTGGCAACGGGCCACTTTTCCACGCCAAGCTATCCAGAAGTGGCCGGCTTAAGCCGCTTCCCCGGCCGCGTATTACACGCCCATGATTTTCGCGATGCGCAAGAGTTTACCGGCAAGCGTTTACTGCTGGTGGGCAGTAGCTATTCGGCTGAAGACATCGGCTCACAGTGTTATAAATATGGTGCTGATTCCATTGTCTACAGCTATCGCAGCCAACCCTTAGGCTTTGATTGGCCCGAAGGTTTTGAAGAGCGCCCGCAGCTGTCGCGCATTGAGGGCAAAACCGCCTACTTTATTGATGGCAGTCATACCGACGTTGACGCCATTGTATTTTGCACAGGCTATCAGTTTTCGTTTCCGTTTTTACCCGACCATTTACGCTTGCAGACGGATAATTGCCTCTATCCTAAAAAACTGTACAAAGGCATTTTCTATCAAAGCCAGCCTAAATTGATGTATCTGGGCATGCAAGATCAGTATTTCACCTTTAATATGTTTGACACTCAGGCTTGGTTTGCCCGCGATGTGATGTGTGGCCGCTTGCAGTTACCCAATATGGAAGAGCGTCAGCAGGATGAAGATGCTTGGTTGGCCAAATATGCGGCCACGGAAACTGATGATGAACACATTGATTTTCAGGCCGCCTATATTAAAGATCTGTGGGAAAAAACCGACTATCCAGAGTTTCACGTTGAGGCTCAGGGTGAGTTGTTTAAGCAATGGTTGCGTCACAAGCAAGAAGACATCATGGGGTTTAGGAACCGCTGCTATCGCTCAACCGTGACCGGTACCATGGCTCATGCCTTGCCTAAGCCGTGGCTAGACATTAAGGATGATTCCTTGGCTTCGTTTATGGCCCATGATTTTGTGCCCCCAGCAAAAAAATCGGCCTAA
- a CDS encoding prolyl oligopeptidase family serine peptidase, with product MNQSISSIVLLAAMAASLSNVQARTPVSDDWLKNKGEALSAPVADYLAQENQLSQAYFKRHDGLYQTILGEMQAQVSPPQAQDCDVTLSGAYQLQSCPVGGPRSAQKAYQIRPLAQSNQAAPWRSVYTPKVEKGRYYAAGQARLNAQGTVLAIGEDRVGTREYTLHFYDAQTQKALPEKIAQTNGQAYFSRDGAWVYYVKNEAQTIRPYQVYRHRLGSPVSADVLVYEAMNDHHNLGLYLSTSDAYLVINDSGATASQSLLIDRGQNAAQAQPRLVRPLQAKVEYYVAHVGEDFYLHSNRDGEFALYTAKNLADGWQNVSQGLGEVEDYVVLKDWWVVLTRDQGRPVLTKINRHSAQREALSFNDPNYLIELKTGHSEGDNTLRYQYTSLTTPSRIEALDLSSNHLRVESDKAVASYVAADYASEYLWLPSSDGVKVPVTLVYKKSLFQAGKNPLIVYAYGAYGSNMAPRFSANRLSFLDRGFVYAIVHVRGGGELGSAWHEAGKGLSKKHSFDDFIQSTIGLQAAGYGDPKRTYAMGESAGGLVMGVVANEAPERYRAIVAQRPFVDVLNTLMDDTLPLTKQEYSEWGNPNQPEYGAYIRSYAPYEQVKKQAYPALLVTSGRFDTQVPYWEQAKWVAKLKRHQQGKAPILLHTDMNSGHSYGQNRLTELAMAYSFIVAEDQAYTGVKRGD from the coding sequence ATGAATCAATCTATATCTTCTATTGTACTGCTGGCCGCGATGGCGGCTAGCCTCTCCAACGTTCAGGCGCGCACGCCAGTGAGCGATGACTGGCTGAAAAACAAAGGCGAAGCCTTAAGCGCGCCCGTGGCTGATTATTTGGCTCAAGAAAACCAGCTGAGTCAGGCCTATTTCAAACGCCATGACGGCCTATATCAAACGATTTTGGGCGAAATGCAGGCCCAAGTCAGCCCGCCTCAGGCGCAAGACTGCGACGTGACTTTAAGCGGTGCCTACCAATTGCAAAGCTGCCCCGTGGGCGGCCCACGCAGCGCGCAAAAAGCCTATCAGATCAGGCCGCTGGCTCAGTCTAACCAAGCCGCTCCGTGGCGCTCAGTGTATACGCCAAAGGTAGAAAAGGGCAGGTATTATGCCGCAGGCCAAGCTCGTTTGAATGCGCAAGGCACGGTGTTGGCCATTGGTGAGGATAGAGTGGGGACGCGTGAATACACGCTGCATTTTTATGATGCCCAAACCCAAAAAGCGCTGCCAGAAAAGATCGCCCAAACCAACGGTCAGGCCTATTTTTCACGCGATGGGGCTTGGGTGTATTACGTGAAAAACGAAGCCCAGACCATTCGGCCCTATCAAGTTTATCGCCACCGCTTAGGTTCGCCCGTCAGCGCCGATGTGTTGGTGTATGAGGCCATGAATGATCATCATAATCTGGGCCTGTATCTGAGCACTTCAGACGCCTATTTGGTGATTAATGATTCAGGCGCCACCGCCTCGCAAAGCCTGTTGATTGATCGTGGCCAAAATGCTGCCCAAGCTCAGCCACGCTTGGTACGGCCCTTGCAGGCCAAGGTTGAGTATTATGTGGCGCACGTGGGCGAAGATTTTTATCTGCACAGCAATCGCGATGGTGAGTTTGCGCTGTATACGGCCAAAAATTTGGCCGATGGCTGGCAGAACGTCAGTCAAGGTTTAGGTGAGGTCGAAGATTATGTGGTGTTAAAAGATTGGTGGGTGGTGCTTACCCGTGATCAAGGCCGCCCCGTGTTGACCAAGATTAACCGCCACAGCGCTCAGCGCGAGGCTTTAAGCTTTAATGATCCCAACTATTTGATTGAGTTAAAAACTGGCCACAGCGAGGGGGACAATACCTTACGCTATCAATACACGTCATTAACCACGCCGAGCCGCATTGAGGCGCTGGATTTAAGCAGCAATCACTTGCGCGTTGAGTCAGATAAAGCCGTCGCGAGCTATGTGGCGGCAGACTACGCCAGTGAATACCTGTGGTTGCCCAGCAGCGATGGCGTCAAGGTGCCGGTGACCTTGGTGTATAAAAAAAGCCTGTTTCAGGCGGGTAAAAACCCGTTGATTGTTTATGCCTACGGCGCCTATGGCAGCAATATGGCACCACGCTTTAGTGCCAATCGCTTAAGCTTTTTGGATCGCGGCTTTGTTTACGCCATTGTACACGTACGCGGCGGGGGTGAGCTTGGCAGCGCCTGGCATGAGGCAGGCAAAGGCTTGAGCAAAAAGCACAGCTTTGACGATTTTATTCAAAGCACCATTGGCCTACAGGCAGCCGGCTATGGCGACCCTAAGCGCACCTATGCCATGGGCGAAAGCGCGGGTGGGCTGGTGATGGGCGTGGTGGCGAATGAGGCGCCTGAGCGCTATCGAGCCATCGTGGCGCAGCGCCCGTTTGTGGATGTATTGAATACCTTGATGGACGATACTTTACCCCTGACTAAGCAAGAGTATTCAGAGTGGGGCAATCCTAATCAGCCTGAGTATGGCGCTTATATTCGTAGCTATGCGCCTTATGAGCAGGTTAAAAAACAGGCTTACCCAGCCCTTTTGGTGACTTCAGGCCGTTTTGACACGCAGGTGCCGTACTGGGAGCAGGCCAAGTGGGTGGCCAAACTGAAGCGTCATCAGCAGGGTAAGGCCCCCATCTTATTGCATACCGACATGAATAGCGGCCACAGCTATGGCCAAAATCGGCTCACCGAATTGGCCATGGCCTACAGCTTTATTGTGGCCGAAGACCAGGCTTATACCGGGGTAAAACGGGGTGATTAA
- a CDS encoding ChaN family lipoprotein yields the protein MLKKLAIVLASTLALSACSSIAPPPAVDQASLEAVASSGRIVDLRTQATLTPAQLAVELAKADIVLVGEKHDQITHHQMEQWLVATLPQARPQGSFVLEMLQPKQQAKVSKTQTFLNGGGHLRADKVVQATDWQTGWTWTQYRDLMNQLLRQPAPVLEANLDREPMRQIYQDKPVLSGRLHARPEVKAELAKVIDGMHEGADLDAMLAVQQHRDRKMAEAVMAAPKPTMLIAGAYHVVKNLGAPLHLQDLGNRAEVKVVILAQPEAKVLPEHADYVWYAPN from the coding sequence ATGTTGAAAAAATTAGCCATCGTTTTGGCCAGCACCTTAGCCTTAAGCGCCTGCAGCAGCATTGCACCGCCGCCAGCGGTGGATCAAGCCAGCCTAGAAGCCGTTGCCAGCAGCGGCCGCATCGTGGATTTACGCACGCAAGCCACGCTGACGCCCGCGCAGTTGGCGGTTGAGTTGGCCAAGGCCGACATCGTGTTGGTGGGCGAGAAGCACGACCAGATCACACACCATCAGATGGAGCAGTGGCTGGTGGCTACTTTACCGCAAGCACGGCCTCAGGGGAGCTTTGTGTTGGAAATGCTGCAGCCCAAGCAACAGGCTAAAGTCAGCAAAACGCAGACATTTTTAAACGGTGGCGGTCATCTGCGTGCGGATAAAGTGGTGCAGGCGACCGACTGGCAAACGGGCTGGACGTGGACGCAGTACCGGGATCTGATGAATCAGCTGCTACGTCAGCCTGCGCCCGTACTGGAAGCCAATCTTGATCGTGAGCCGATGAGGCAGATTTATCAAGACAAACCGGTGCTGTCGGGCCGCTTACATGCTCGTCCCGAAGTGAAGGCTGAATTAGCCAAAGTCATTGATGGCATGCATGAAGGCGCCGACTTAGACGCCATGCTGGCGGTGCAGCAGCACCGTGACCGAAAAATGGCCGAGGCCGTGATGGCGGCACCTAAGCCAACGATGCTGATTGCTGGCGCCTACCATGTGGTGAAAAACCTAGGCGCGCCGCTGCATCTACAGGACTTGGGTAATCGGGCTGAGGTGAAAGTAGTGATTTTGGCCCAGCCCGAGGCCAAAGTATTGCCAGAGCATGCAGATTACGTTTGGTATGCCCCTAATTAA
- a CDS encoding TonB-dependent receptor gives MTVSPFKPNKILLGLLLPFLGQNMAWADEAKAEADTAKLDTVVVIGKKVTPADKPFKTIGGVSHRGEDTLGEGATSILRGIPGTFTQHDVGQPGIQVNIRGMEGFGRVNTMIDGVQQAGFQSNPAHGSSGTTAYVDENLLVGIDVQRGGVNGADGAGSLGGAVNFRTIGVDDLVQDGRRWGAKALYRFGSNGYGYNNLLSAAFKETAFGGQGSVGAIFAGTQRKTSQYENAAGEENIYQSSNKDAQSELFKIHIRPDEEQSIELSHLVNRSEFENNLTPMKVVNRTNYLKYEYDPMSDWVKVAFNLNYNKMSQFYTDKNTHDRMHGKKTTSPAVGMTLQNTSEWQVGDVDFKWVNGLKLHRVRYESNLAQEQQRDLSHGESLQKSLFTALDWEKGAWSGAFGLAHNRYQLKGNTAACGEYVLVCAQLTGTLGGAQEYTKSHDFNPSVSLAYQATDWLQVYSKWSKTSRSPTIQEVFYPDLHNRPIGMNIFLKPESSENRELGFNVFKNGFLHSDDSLRLKVNYFNNKIKNYIFNEQYYLCDTGLGLPITCGIDDDGLDGAYGLYANAPGTSTIKGFEVEGRYDIGRVYATVSWSKTETNLPRDFMAEFGVGRISDLPETYWDVTLGSRWLNDALVLGTRISHTGHSLAPGGYDFDNQELIDQPLRKNPKLVDLFATYTFGKEAVVTVNVTNVANKQHSHALSRATLGSPMDAGTGSGRTYSLGLSMKF, from the coding sequence ATGACTGTTTCACCGTTTAAGCCCAATAAGATTTTATTGGGCTTGTTGTTGCCGTTTTTGGGTCAAAACATGGCTTGGGCCGACGAAGCCAAAGCAGAAGCCGACACCGCTAAATTAGACACCGTCGTCGTCATCGGCAAAAAGGTCACGCCTGCCGACAAACCGTTTAAAACCATAGGGGGCGTCAGCCATCGTGGTGAAGATACCCTAGGCGAGGGCGCCACCAGCATTTTAAGGGGCATTCCAGGCACGTTTACCCAGCACGACGTGGGCCAACCAGGGATACAGGTGAACATCCGTGGCATGGAAGGCTTTGGCCGCGTGAATACCATGATTGATGGCGTGCAGCAGGCTGGCTTTCAAAGTAATCCTGCGCATGGCTCTAGCGGCACGACGGCTTATGTTGATGAAAATCTTTTAGTAGGTATAGACGTGCAGCGCGGTGGCGTTAATGGTGCTGATGGTGCTGGCTCTTTGGGTGGTGCCGTGAATTTTAGAACCATTGGCGTAGATGATTTGGTTCAAGATGGCCGCCGCTGGGGGGCAAAGGCTCTGTATCGTTTTGGCAGTAATGGCTATGGTTATAATAATTTACTCAGTGCGGCATTTAAAGAAACCGCTTTTGGCGGGCAGGGTTCTGTGGGTGCCATTTTTGCAGGAACGCAGCGTAAAACGAGTCAGTATGAAAATGCTGCTGGAGAAGAAAATATTTATCAGAGCAGTAATAAAGATGCTCAGTCTGAATTGTTTAAAATTCATATTCGGCCAGATGAAGAACAAAGCATAGAGTTGAGCCATTTGGTGAATCGCAGTGAGTTTGAAAATAACTTAACCCCGATGAAGGTGGTGAATCGAACGAATTATTTGAAATATGAATATGACCCGATGTCTGATTGGGTGAAGGTGGCATTTAACCTCAACTATAATAAAATGTCGCAGTTTTATACGGACAAAAATACCCATGACCGTATGCATGGTAAAAAGACCACTAGCCCTGCTGTGGGGATGACGTTACAGAATACCAGTGAGTGGCAGGTGGGCGATGTAGATTTTAAATGGGTAAATGGCCTTAAGCTGCATCGAGTACGTTATGAAAGTAATTTGGCTCAAGAACAGCAGCGAGACCTATCGCATGGGGAAAGTCTACAAAAAAGCCTGTTTACGGCTTTGGATTGGGAAAAAGGCGCTTGGTCCGGTGCATTTGGGTTGGCTCATAATCGCTATCAGCTTAAAGGAAATACGGCAGCCTGTGGTGAATACGTTTTGGTGTGTGCTCAATTAACGGGTACCTTAGGCGGTGCTCAAGAATACACTAAATCCCATGACTTTAACCCCAGCGTGAGCCTAGCCTATCAGGCTACAGATTGGTTACAAGTTTATAGTAAATGGTCTAAAACAAGCCGTTCACCCACGATACAAGAAGTGTTTTACCCTGATTTGCATAATCGCCCCATTGGGATGAACATCTTTTTAAAGCCTGAAAGCTCAGAGAACCGAGAGCTAGGCTTTAACGTGTTTAAAAATGGATTTTTACACAGCGACGACAGCTTACGTTTAAAAGTAAACTATTTTAATAATAAAATTAAAAATTACATCTTTAATGAGCAGTACTACTTATGTGATACGGGTTTAGGCCTGCCTATCACATGTGGTATTGATGATGATGGCCTCGATGGCGCTTATGGCCTGTATGCAAATGCACCTGGGACATCAACCATTAAAGGTTTTGAGGTAGAAGGACGCTATGACATAGGTCGTGTGTATGCGACGGTGAGCTGGAGTAAAACAGAAACCAATTTGCCACGCGATTTTATGGCCGAATTTGGCGTAGGCCGCATCAGTGACTTGCCTGAAACGTATTGGGATGTAACTTTGGGCAGCCGCTGGCTAAATGATGCGTTGGTTTTGGGTACTCGAATCAGTCACACTGGTCATAGTTTAGCGCCTGGCGGCTATGATTTCGACAACCAAGAGTTAATTGACCAACCTTTGCGTAAAAATCCTAAACTGGTTGATTTGTTTGCGACTTATACCTTTGGTAAAGAGGCCGTTGTGACGGTAAACGTAACCAACGTCGCCAATAAACAGCATTCTCATGCCTTAAGCCGTGCGACCTTGGGTTCGCCTATGGACGCCGGCACCGGCAGCGGCCGTACCTACAGCCTTGGCCTATCAATGAAATTTTAA